TTGAAGTTGAACAATTTCTACTCCTAGTGCAGCACACTGTAGATATTAACGATTTCAGTTTTgttcagaaaaaagaagaagaagtaccAGAGGCTCATAATCATGAGTTAGGAGGATGTTTCTAGGCTGCATATTTCTATGAACGACACGGCCCACTCTACAATCTTCATGAAGGTATCTTAACCCTCTTGCCGTTCCAACAGCTATCTTTTGGCGTGAGTGCCAATCTATAGTTGTTCCCTTGTTCCCTATCATGCATAAACAATGTGTTGTGATCAGATGATGCATGCACTGAGGGCACAGCTAGTCAATTGAATATTATCgtattaaacaaacaaacattgACCTACGTGCAATAAAAATCAGAGTATGTGCTGAGGGATGAGGTGCGTAAATGCAGGCGGACAGAAAATGGAAGGAATTAAACTATACCGTGTAAATGGAAGTCCAAGGAGCCATTGCATACGTACTCGTAAACTAAAAGTCTGATTTTTCCCTCGACACAAAACCCAATAAGTAACACAACATTCCTATGTTGTGCACAGCTCAGAACCCTCACTTCCCTGCAGAAATCAGTATCTCCCTTTGAACCAGTCGACTTCAACTGCTTCACTGCAACCACCTGACCATCCCTCAAGACCCCTCTATGAACTGTTCCAAACCCACCTTCTGCCAAGAAATTTAAATCTGAGAACCCATCAGTAGCTTCCTTGAGGAGTTTATAATCAAATCGTTGTGGCGGTTTTCCAAAAACAGGTGCCTTGTGTTGACAAAATGAACATAAATGAGGAGCTATAGAGGAAGTTCTGCCTAAAGAGACTGCCTGTCTGATGGTTGAGTCAAAATTGTACGCTTTCTTATTAAACTGCACAATGGTATCAAATTCAGTTCTGGGAGTGGGAGATTTGGTCTTGAGGGTATTTCTGTAGTTTCTGCTAGGTGGGGCTTTCTCAGTAACAGAGTGATTTTGGGGAATCCAGAACACACTGGTATCACTTTTATCTGTAGATGATTTTGGTCTTGTTGAGAGAGTAACTACCATTTCCCCGTCCGCATTTAGTCCTTTTAGCTGGTCATTGAAGCCGTTACGTATATTACTTGGACTCTTCATACCCATCTTTGGTCCTTCAAAAAGTGGATTTCGTTCATAGACAATAAAAGGAGATTCCTTTGTGTCTGGACTGGATAACGAATATTCTTGTGTTGTTCTTGCGTAGGAAATACTTGGTTCTTCAGGGCTGCTCACAGGAGTGGAATGCCTCATCTTGTGTCTGTGTATCTCTCTAAAATCAGAACCAGGCGAAGAAGCAGCAGAAAAGAAGGGGGTTTGGAGTTCATCTGAGGGTCCTAGATTTAGCCTAAGGATTTTTGGCTGGGAGCGTTTCATTACCACAATGCTGCAGTGAAGTTCTTCCAGGCAATGCTTTTGCTCCTGCTTCAAATTTCTGTTTAGGAAGAACAAAAACCGATGTTGGTGTTTGGTCTATTCCTTAATGTTTTTACAACATGCATGAGAAAtgagttcaaatttttttttactacaatCAAAAAGAGATGAAGACATATTTTTATGAAGATTTCAACCCAAATACAAGTAAAATCATGCTCTGTTAATTTGTGACTATGGGAGCACACAAAAAGCTGGAAAACCATATCTCCACAAACATTTTCATCAATTGCCTAATCACTGGATGCTACATAAAATTGCAGCAACCTGAAAAATAATAGGACTTACCAATGTACGACTTCCTAATTGAGCCATTATGCCTATGCAAATGAATCATGTATAAAACTTGGATAGAACTTCAGGTATCAACATTGAAAGTAGACTCAGTTGAAACTCTATCCCAACGAGTCTGGTTGGTTCAGAGTGACAGAAACCTTGACATAACTATTGGGTTGGAAAACAAAGTCCCAACTAACTGCCCCGTCCAGTAAGGGCTCCAAAGAAATCCAATTTGCTGAACTGTTCTTGTTTCTTGTTTGGTCACCCATAGAGACAATGTTATCACCTACTTAGATGAAAACATATTTTATACTCAATAGTATTGAGTCAATATAGTGAGAATTTAGTACACTGGTTCACCCAGTGTGGTATTGAGACCTACCGGAAACCCAATTTGGTTGATAATTCAAGTGGATTTGGCCACCATAATTTTGATGACCGTCTTGCTACCTCTTTGTCACTTATATTTAATAACTACTGAAACACCTTGAAATCATTGCAAGGCAAGATGCTCCCATTGAAACTTAAGACCTGAATTGAGCACTCATATGCGTCATGGTTATAAATGAAAATACCGAACTACACATGAGTCTCAAATACAAGTTGCATACAAGAATTCAAGACTTATTTTAAACCTATCTCATGTCATTGGAGATAGCGAAACAACTGCATAGATTTCTATTCACACACAGACTGCCTAATATAACAGTATAATGCATAACAGGATGTGTCCATACCCATTTAGCCAGTTTGGTACCCTTCCCTATAAGGAGGATTCCATGACGGAGAAAAACTAAAGAATCATGGAAAAAGTAGTAATTTTGACACCAAACAATCCAATTGATAGGtaagaaaatgagaaataatACATTTATGTTTAATTACTTGTCCAGTATGACCCAGCTGGCTGCATGATACTTTGCCTCTGCAGCAACACCTCCAGTTGGTGTACCTGATACCACCTTAATCTGTATTGTAACCTAAAGTCAACAAACAGTTATGAAGGCAGGGCGATCAGGCAGTTACAAGTTACAACTATCAATCTATTATTTGGTAAGCAAAGAGAAGACTTGTTAAAATTTCTTGCAGTTTGTTCTGGTCAGAAGTTATGAAGGCATGGAGAAGTCCGGCAGAGAGAAGTTTGTCGGATAATATATCTGAGGGTAAACTCATCGGACCACAGAAATTTGATAGTAGTCGCTTGGAATATATAGTCCATGCTCATTTCTGCTCAAAGAAACGGGGACTTAGAGTGTGGTGCATCGGTGTTGATAGTTACTACAGTAGAAATAAATCTCTTTGTTGCGTACAAATATATTTGTTTCCCCAACAGCAACCGTGCACTATGCATAATTTACCGCTCGAGGCTAATGTGGACTGTGGAGCATCAGGGTTGTACTGAATGGTGACTATGAAGGATAATGCAATTATATAAAGATCATAGAATTCCCGAGGTCATGCCAATCTAATTTAAACATTTCCAGGCACATGGTACCTCCAAATCTGAAATAAATTACACTTTCCCAAGGAATTAACAGGCTCAGAATCTTCCAAACCTCAACAACTCAATCGAATGCCACTGTGCCAGAACCCCAATCCAGAATAAGAGATTCTCCAAAGACGCAATTGAGTGAGCAGATACCCAAAGTATTTTATTGTTTGACCTCTTAAGAGCAGCTCCAACtcaattcttcaaaaaaattcattttgaagaaccaaaaaaagTATATTTAATTACAAAAGTGATTTTGCAAAGTACAATTATTTACATTAACTCCAATCACCATTCTTCATTTCTTCAAAATTTCATCCATTTCTCTCCAAAAACCTCCACTTTTCCTCCAAATTTTAAAGTTGtgattttaaacaaatttgttAGATAAGTTGATGACTGGTCTCATTTTAAAGGCATTGTGAATCCCTTTCTAATTATACTAATTTTATGATAAATAAATTACAATACAATCTACAATACCATTTTAAAGTGGGGTATAAAATGAAGAAGGTTCTTCATTATATGAAGTATAAATGGTTCATTTTTAGGAATTCAAATGAAGTTTTGAAgcttggttggagatgctctaaggcttTCAAAAATTGAGTTATCAAGCATTTGCCAGATAGCAATCTTAGGGTTTGCTCCTTTCTAGATCTCAGTTTCAAAATGTTATTGACTCTAATAGACCAGTATGGCCACTCAAACGAACTTGTCCCGGACTCCCGGCACTAATTGGACGCCACTAGTGAAGGGTGGAATTGGCCCTAAGAAATAATAGAGGCGCGTGTGAGCTGGCCCTACAACGTAAAGCAAGCGAAATTGGGGAATTTAAGTAGAGTCACCTCGATTTGATCGTGAAGTTTCAGTTTCATCTGTGAACATGACTGAGAGATCTGATGAGATATCCGCTCCGGTAACTTTTCCCAGTCACCGGTCCTACAATCTCCGGTCAGTCTGGGGAAGTTCCACAGTGATCTCATCCTACCTGCAACCAACATACAATGAACACAAGTTAGGCCACATAATCTTCGACTCTCCGTTCCACAATGATCTCATCCTACCTGCTCTCAATGCTCTACGCTCTTGCCTCTCAATTTTGGCTTTCACGaaatttagtagttttttttcccaaaacgaTAACCAAACCAGACAAATCTTTCCGAGAAATAAACACACACTTCTCAATAAGCTTCGATTGAAATTCAatagaaaaagttgttcaaaaAACAGAATTccaattgaaaaagaaaaaagaaaaagaaggaaaaaatcataaCATCATGAACCATCCTAATCCGTCGCTGGTAGAACCACTGCGACCACGACCATGACCACGAATTTTAGTAATTTAAAATGTTTCCGAAAGGCGCTTTCACGTTCTCTTACCCGCTCTCATTCATGGCAATGCACGCGCATTCGGTgactcagaagtcagaacaCAAACGCCTCAATTCCAACACAACTCAAAACATGAATGACAGAGAGAATTTTGAAGTTAGGTCAAAGCCAAATTACTTACCATCGGTTTTGTGGCCGGAAATGACGGCGAGGAGCGTAACGGAATCGCCGGGGTGAACGACGTGGGACAGAGCCCAAGCCAAGGCAGCCTTCGAGATCACCTTCTCCGCCTTCACGGCGACGATCACGTTAGAGGCGGCTCGCAGGCTCATGCGTCCTGAATTATTTTGGCGGGAAAGTGGGTTAGAAAGATTTCCGGCGGCCGGGGAATGACGGAATGTACGCGTACTGAAAAGCTTTAAGAATGGCTGTTTAGCCAGTTTATATTGCGGGAAGAATtggctgtttattttttttcatgagaaaaaaaaaaaaaaaagagttctcATTTCTAGTAAAATCACTTATTCGGATTAAATGTTTTGATGAGAAATTGAgagaataaaatattttgattgggtctttttttctctctcactaaatctcaccattttttcACAAAGGAGGCCAGGATTCGAAACTCGTTAGAGATATTTTAGGCTTAGGACTATGGATAACTTCTGGACTTTCAGTGAACTTACTttctccgtcccatttttttgttcattaatctttttgtttcttttgtgtttATTGCGTATATTtcttaatataaatttttaaaaatatacaatataaatcttagttgatagatttcaatttattctataatacaaaattatcgaaacttgaaaaatattttagattgaaagatataagtaatagACACAAAAGCgacaaataaaataatggacaaacaaaatgagatggGGGAGTAACTAACTAATTTCCTTGCTAACCCCTTACTAATAGtaatttatactccctccgtcccctttttaatgtccagtatttcattttaggctgttccttaataagtgtccattttgtaaagttagtgggtaaaagtgggTACATTtctcattttgcccctaaaagtagattccattttgaaaagttagtgagtaaaagtgtaatgatgatgtttttatagagggtaagtagggaaagtggaggtaaaagttgatgtgaaaggtgtaatgatgatattttcttaataagttggaattacgaagtgagacacttaaaaagggacggagagagtacaatataaaaaagaaaaaagaaaaggggctGTTGGTTAACTGTGGTTAAGTCTTTAATTCGTTTTGAGGGGACCATGGCGTTAATCATCCAGGTTGGCCAATTATCAGGGATCAAGCTTCAATTAATGGAAGTTAGCATATAATTTCAACAGGTCAATTGTAGCTTGTAGGCGTCGCTTGAGATCACCTGTCCGACTCCCCTTGTCTGACCTGTCTGTCCCATACCTTTCGACcattgatctcgcaaatcaacatTTGAGATGAGCCGACCTCTTTGCTTTGAAACAATGTCGTTTCAACTCTTTTCTTTGAAATACGTCGTTTCAACACTGTCCATCTCAGCTATTCATTTGCAGGATCAACGGCCAAAAAGAATGGGACAGACGGGTCAGACATGTGATGTGTCGACTTTTCTGAGGTGCTCcacaaaaaaatagtagaatTCAAGTTAGAATACATTTCGAGGCTTCTTTCGAGTTTGGTTGAATTTGGTTGCATATTGATTCAAAATGCTAAACAAATGAAACATAAATTGTAGTACAATTATACAACCTGGTGCGATGGGAGAGCTGTCATGACCATGTGGAGCTAGCTGAGATATCGCCTTCAAAAACACGGGTAAACCAGCCTTTTTGAAAGGGACTGAGCTCCCGTCCCGTCTCCCTTCCCGTCCGTTCTAATTAGGCCATTTGTGGGCTTTTACCAAACGTACAATATCGAAATCGTTTACCTTTTAAAGCGCGAGAAGAATATCAACGACTCGAAAGTTATGGTCTTTTAAAGCGTGAGGAGAATATCAACGACTTGGAAGTTATGGTCATTGGATACCGTTTGATAGAATTTTCAAATGCATTAAACTTTAGATAATCATCCGCCTGGAGGAGATAtaagagtctaaaaagtacaaaattatgacaaaaaaaagttcactaaacacgaagaaaatatcaaacaactgtCTTATTTATCTAAAGTGAcgtcttattttaatttttttaacatccgtctatatttttatactttttcgattcgtctcgtcgagacgattaacctaaaaaattacgacgaaaaactaaataaaaatttttgaaaagtaaaaaatatggttGTTGGTGCCACGTACCACGTACATGAAAATGATGTATTTTCTTGATCGAATGGCCGAGATTTCTTCATGGATGACTGATGATTGTTGATAATACACACCGGACCGGCAAGGAAAAAACGATTGTGTATAGCTCTTCCGGTTGGTTGATAGATTTGCTTTCACAATTGAACATGTTACAATGCTTGGAGTTAAGccacaagaaagtaatttcttgtaaattttctAGTCTCGGTATAAATGACTTacttttgacataacaaaaaGAACTATTTGATGTGCAtgtaagttgaaaaaaaaactgatcatGTGTACTGTTATTATCAGGCACACAAGCAGCATGTGCTCATAGTTAATGCTGTCCTCATTCAGGGGTCCATATATATTATTGGGGTAGTAAGCAAATAATTAAAGCTAGTAAATTCAAAGTtgtcaataccgtaccggccagcgTACCATTTTCATTACTGGAATGGTACGTATCGGTACCGGGCTGTATCCCGGTACCGTTCCGGATTTACCACaattaatattatatatatatatttaatatatatctaccatattttaagtataaacataaataaaatgtaaaaaaaaaaaaagagagagagagagagagggtaattttgtaccggTCGGAACACCGGAAAATGtccggaacaggccggtattgtccggtacacccggtattagccggaacaggccggtatttcaaccggaacgGAACATGACTCTTTGCGTTCCGTTTACGCACCGGTACGGTACGAATTTGACAACTTTGAGTAAATTAGTACCATTATTAATGCTGCATTTATCAGTCAATCGTGTTTACTTTTTGGAGTACTCGCTTAAAGGAGACAAGGCATTATCTCTCTTCCAAAGAAAAGGGCCCTGCTAATGCCATGATCCAAATTCGGGAGGGGGAATGTTGGGCCTGTGATGCCCCATGACTTTGGCTATACCATTCTCTGTGATCGCAATAAAAACATATTTGTAGGTGCGATATCAAATGCCATATAAGATTTAATTAAAGTATTTTGTAACACTAATTGGTCGTAGAAGAAATGGTGGATAAGCGGTTCGACAAGTGGCATTAGAGTCAAAAAGTCATGGGTTTGAGTCACATGAGTGTCCTCGTGATGGAGGaattgttgggcccggagtgtCTCCATGGATTTAGatacacaatgtcactccctACGACCGCTCAAAAAAAAGTCACATGAGTGTCCTCCTGATGGAGGaattgttgggcccggagtgtCTCCATAGATTTGGatacacaatgtcactccctgcgaccgttctaaaaaaaaaatttgcgaaTACGATGTCGAATGCGTATCTCTAGCTTACCTAGAGGATTAGAATCATCGGAATAGTCTATTTATTACCAAACTTTTGAGTTGAACAAATTTTAGTACTAGCTGTGATCACATTGAATGAGACTCGGCATTGGTAGACTTTGCTCTTCAAATAATTAAGTAGACGGTCATTCTGAAAATTTTAGTACCTCTTATCTCCCAAAACAAATGAGCTTTTGAACTTGTATTCCTTGAAGGGCGATCTTATTCTGCATACACGAATAATTTTCCTGTTGGGCGGTAGGAGTATTAATTATGGAAGTACACCATAGGATATCAGTAACTATCGTCACTTGACTGGCAAGGATGCAACTAGGGGAGACAAGTGGTGGCAACAGCCACAacaaagattttaaaaaatataattattatatgtaaaaaaaatatttatcccAAAATTATACATACCCGCCATCGCTAGATTTTTTCTCTTACTTTTTTGTTATATGGTGagtcctatttttttttttttaaagagacccaaaaaagtattccaaaactacaTTCAATGAGCCaaagtaaaatattaaaaaatacgaGGTCTAAATTAGGGGGAGAAAACTTCACACTTTGCTTGTTTGCAAAGTACTACAAAAAgggaggagggaaaaaaaaaaaccctaaaacaataatttaatattatttttccaAGTACTTTAACTAATAAGAAGAATTTCATAGGTGATCAAACGATAACCAACCAGAATTTGAGTCTTGATTACAAGCTGAATCCGAATATATGAAAATTTGAGTTCTCTAATACGACTAACAtatggactttttttttttttttttgtcaatcgataggaGGGGATAGGAAAAGGGTGTTGCAATTCACAGCAATAAGACTCGAACCACtgctacaataatagatatacgtcacactaaggagattcacaaagattACGGTTTTAAGTGAAAGTGTGCTAAAATGTGgtgcttaaaattttttatctcagtttaaatccaaaactgagataaaaagtgagtTTTAGCGCAAAATAAAAGACCTTGctcttgcggcgagataaaagaaaaccAACCTCACCCttgcggcgtgataaaagattttagggcaaaaaaaattaaataaaagatctcgctcttgtggcgagataaaagagaaaagatctcacaattgtggcgtgataaaaaaagagaaaagacctcacccttgtggcgtgataaaatattttagagtggaaaagaatgagataaaagatctcgctcttgtggcgagataaaagaaaaatgatctCATCCTTGTAGCATGATAAAAAACATTAGCGTGGAAACAAGTTagataaatgatctcacttTTGCGGTGTGATAAAAAGCCTACTTATTTAGGCGCGCAGTCTGAATTTTCACTTGGGCAGGCTGGTACTCATTTAGAcagactttgaaaagttatgtgagaaaaacgATGTTGTTTAAGAATtttgaaaagttctttttttttcttttttacaaaa
The sequence above is drawn from the Rhododendron vialii isolate Sample 1 chromosome 6a, ASM3025357v1 genome and encodes:
- the LOC131331110 gene encoding inactive protein kinase SELMODRAFT_444075-like isoform X2; this encodes MSLRAASNVIVAVKAEKVISKAALAWALSHVVHPGDSVTLLAVISGHKTDGRMRSLWNFPRLTGDCRTGDWEKLPERISHQISQSCSQMKLKLHDQIEIKVVSGTPTGGVAAEAKYHAASWVILDKNLKQEQKHCLEELHCSIVVMKRSQPKILRLNLGPSDELQTPFFSAASSPGSDFREIHRHKMRHSTPVSSPEEPSISYARTTQEYSLSSPDTKESPFIVYERNPLFEGPKMGMKSPSNIRNGFNDQLKGLNADGEMVVTLSTRPKSSTDKSDTSVFWIPQNHSVTEKAPPSRNYRNTLKTKSPTPRTEFDTIVQFNKKAYNFDSTIRQAVSLGRTSSIAPHLCSFCQHKAPVFGKPPQRFDYKLLKEATDGFSDLNFLAEGGFGTVHRGVLRDGQVVAVKQLKSTGSKGDTDFCREVRVLSCAQHRNVVLLIGFCVEGKIRLLVYEYVCNGSLDFHLHGNKGTTIDWHSRQKIAVGTARGLRYLHEDCRVGRVVHRNMQPRNILLTHDYEPLIADFWLARLPTECDISDEQVVGTSRYLAPEYFSDGKITEKVDVYAFGLVLLELITGQRTIDFQCYEGQQMVHGNFHSLTAQPGHMFVKKYQLNDLPTEVQAMSHAAFLCLNPDPESRPPVSKVLRILEAGDGVVPLGLDLNSVGSRSGYMQGLNSNIRLESTNRHSRSLSHS
- the LOC131331110 gene encoding inactive protein kinase SELMODRAFT_444075-like isoform X1 — translated: MSLRAASNVIVAVKAEKVISKAALAWALSHVVHPGDSVTLLAVISGHKTDGRMRSLWNFPRLTGDCRTGDWEKLPERISHQISQSCSQMKLKLHDQIEVTIQIKVVSGTPTGGVAAEAKYHAASWVILDKNLKQEQKHCLEELHCSIVVMKRSQPKILRLNLGPSDELQTPFFSAASSPGSDFREIHRHKMRHSTPVSSPEEPSISYARTTQEYSLSSPDTKESPFIVYERNPLFEGPKMGMKSPSNIRNGFNDQLKGLNADGEMVVTLSTRPKSSTDKSDTSVFWIPQNHSVTEKAPPSRNYRNTLKTKSPTPRTEFDTIVQFNKKAYNFDSTIRQAVSLGRTSSIAPHLCSFCQHKAPVFGKPPQRFDYKLLKEATDGFSDLNFLAEGGFGTVHRGVLRDGQVVAVKQLKSTGSKGDTDFCREVRVLSCAQHRNVVLLIGFCVEGKIRLLVYEYVCNGSLDFHLHGNKGTTIDWHSRQKIAVGTARGLRYLHEDCRVGRVVHRNMQPRNILLTHDYEPLIADFWLARLPTECDISDEQVVGTSRYLAPEYFSDGKITEKVDVYAFGLVLLELITGQRTIDFQCYEGQQMVHGNFHSLTAQPGHMFVKKYQLNDLPTEVQAMSHAAFLCLNPDPESRPPVSKVLRILEAGDGVVPLGLDLNSVGSRSGYMQGLNSNIRLESTNRHSRSLSHS